From one Amycolatopsis sp. FDAARGOS 1241 genomic stretch:
- a CDS encoding urease accessory protein UreD has protein sequence MKAHARVVACFEDGRTVLRELRSMAPLTLFPRRGRGPDAVVHLVSSATTPLGGDELLLDLRVGPAAVLRLSGVAATLALPGPGGAASSSTVDIEVADGGSLTYLPEPTVVTTRADHTAVLRASVGENSRFHTREVLVLGRAGEPPGRLTTTVHVTRGGLPVLRQTQEIGDPVLDTGLAALAGKRVLATELVIGGPARPAASGEWWARTSPAPGVTVTTSLAADAVVALKGLDC, from the coding sequence GTGAAAGCCCACGCGCGGGTGGTCGCGTGTTTCGAGGACGGCCGGACGGTGCTGCGCGAGCTGCGATCGATGGCACCCCTGACGTTGTTCCCGCGCCGCGGCCGGGGGCCGGACGCGGTCGTCCACCTCGTCTCGTCGGCCACGACGCCGTTGGGCGGGGACGAGCTGCTGCTCGACCTCCGGGTCGGGCCCGCAGCCGTGCTGCGGTTGTCCGGAGTCGCGGCGACGCTCGCGTTGCCCGGACCCGGCGGCGCCGCGAGTTCGTCCACTGTGGACATCGAAGTGGCGGACGGTGGGTCGCTGACCTATCTGCCGGAGCCGACCGTGGTCACCACCCGCGCGGACCACACGGCGGTGCTGCGGGCCTCGGTAGGCGAAAATTCCCGTTTCCACACCCGGGAAGTGCTCGTGCTCGGCCGGGCGGGCGAACCGCCGGGCCGGCTCACCACGACCGTCCACGTGACGCGCGGGGGCCTGCCGGTGCTGCGGCAGACGCAGGAGATCGGTGACCCGGTGCTCGACACCGGACTCGCCGCGCTGGCTGGAAAGCGCGTGCTCGCGACGGAGCTGGTGATCGGTGGTCCAGCGCGTCCCGCGGCTTCGGGGGAGTGGTGGGCGCGCACGTCTCCCGCACCTGGCGTCACGGTCACGACGTCTCTCGCGGCGGACGCGGTTGTTGCCTTGAAAGGTCTGGACTGCTAG